CTCGCGGAGCTGCGCGGGCGCGGCTACCGGCTGGCGATCATCAGCGGCACGCTGGACCTGACGCTCGAGCTGCTCCTCGGCGACCACGCCTTCGACGCGGTCTTTGCAAACCGGATCTGGTTCGATCGCCGGGGCTACATCGAGGGGTGGGCTGCGACCCCCTTCGACATGGCGGGCAAGGCTCTGGCCCTGCGCCACCTCTGCCAGACCCTGGCCGTGCCGCTCGAGCGCACGGTCTTCGTCGGAGACAACGTCAACGACCTCGACGCGATGCGGACGGCGGGCCTCGCGGTGGCCTACGAGCCGAAGCACGGGGAGGTGGAAGCGGCGGCGAGGCACGTGATCCACTCCGACCTGCGCCGCCTCCTGGCGCTGCTCGAGACGGCGTAGATGGCCTACCACGAGACCAAGGAAGGGCCGGTCACGCAGGTGAGGCTGCGGCACTCGATCGAGCTCCCGGCGTATCGCAAGGTGGAGTACCACCGGCAGCACCCGGCCGAGGGCCCGTCGATGGTGCTCCTGTCGGGGGGCAGCGGGGCGCGCGCTCTTTCGGAGACGCTGATCCAGTACACGCATCGATCGGTGCACGTCCTGCCGACCTTCGACGACGGCGGGTCGAGTCGCGAGCTGCGGCAGAAACTGGGCATGCCTCCGCCCGGCGACCTCCGCAACCGGCTCATGGCGCTCTCGGACATGAGCATGCGCGGTAATCCCGCCGTGAGTCGGCTCTTCCGGACCCGCCTGCCCGCGGAAGGGACGGCCGAGGCGCTGCGGCAGGAGCTCGACTCCTTTCTCGACGAGCGGCACCCGCAGATGAAGCGCATCGAGCCGCGCTACCGTCGCATCATCCTCAAGCACCTCGAGCGTTTCGTCGGGCAGATGCCCGGGGACTTCGACCTGCGCGGGGGGAACCTGGGCAACTTCGTCATCGCCGGCGCGTTTCTCGCGGTCGGAGATCTGGAGTCGGTGATCTTCGAGTTCTCGGCGCTCGCCGCGGTCCGCGGGGAGGTCTACCCGGTCTGCTGCGGCGGCGACTACCACCTCCTCGGCGAGCTCGACGACGGTTCGACCTGGGTCGGGCAGGCCCGCCTCACCGGGCAGCCGCATGCGCCCATCCGGCGCCTGGCCATCGTGGAGCAGGGCGAGGAGGGGTGGGTCGAGGTTCATCCTGCGTTGAACCCGCATGTCGAACGCGCGCTCCGCTCCACGTCGCTCGTGGCCTATACGATGGGGAGCTTCTACACCAGCCTGGTCTCGAACCTGATCGTGGGCGACCTGGGGCGCGTGATCCGCGAGACGCGGCGTCCCAAGGTCTTCGTGGCGAACCTGCTGCGCGACGAGGAGACGCCTGGGATGACGGTCAGCGGCATGCTCACCGAGCTCCACCGCTACCTTTGCGCCTCCGACCCGAGCCCGGGGGGCATGGCCGATTACGTGCACTACGTGCTCGTAGGGACCCACGGCCCGAGCGACGCCGGCGGCTACGTGCCCGTCGACCTGGAGGCGATTGCGGAGATGGGGGTCGAGCCCATCGTCTTGCCCGTGGAGGCGCAGCCGATGGGGCAGGGGATGCACGAGCCGGGAGTCGTCGCGTCGGTGCTCCTCTCGCTCTGCTGATCCTCCGGGCGGGGCCTCAGCGCAGCACGGCGCGAAGCTCGGTCGTCACGTCGAAGGGGATGGCCGACACCCCCGCGAGCGGGTCGATCCACACCGTTCCGCGGACCCGCAGACGCGAGGCCCCACGCAGGAGCGCGGACGCGCCGTCGAGTGCGCCCATATGGGTCGCGGTGAGCGGCAGGGAGAGCTCCCGCCCCGCGCGAGCCGGCAGGGTGAGGCGCCCTGCGGAGCGCCCCTCGCCAAAGAAGGTCTCTCCGACGAAGAGCGCGTAGTCCACGCGGCGAACGCCGACGGGAAAGGGAAACGGATTGGTCG
The Deltaproteobacteria bacterium genome window above contains:
- a CDS encoding HAD-IB family phosphatase; this encodes MMRKASDRQVAHDLIAFDVDGTLVGHPEGKVVWELLNHHFGGDGTVNRRRFDAFRGGHITYAEWVDLDVEGWLAARATRAQIANVILEQLSLMAGVAETLAELRGRGYRLAIISGTLDLTLELLLGDHAFDAVFANRIWFDRRGYIEGWAATPFDMAGKALALRHLCQTLAVPLERTVFVGDNVNDLDAMRTAGLAVAYEPKHGEVEAAARHVIHSDLRRLLALLETA
- a CDS encoding YvcK family protein gives rise to the protein MAYHETKEGPVTQVRLRHSIELPAYRKVEYHRQHPAEGPSMVLLSGGSGARALSETLIQYTHRSVHVLPTFDDGGSSRELRQKLGMPPPGDLRNRLMALSDMSMRGNPAVSRLFRTRLPAEGTAEALRQELDSFLDERHPQMKRIEPRYRRIILKHLERFVGQMPGDFDLRGGNLGNFVIAGAFLAVGDLESVIFEFSALAAVRGEVYPVCCGGDYHLLGELDDGSTWVGQARLTGQPHAPIRRLAIVEQGEEGWVEVHPALNPHVERALRSTSLVAYTMGSFYTSLVSNLIVGDLGRVIRETRRPKVFVANLLRDEETPGMTVSGMLTELHRYLCASDPSPGGMADYVHYVLVGTHGPSDAGGYVPVDLEAIAEMGVEPIVLPVEAQPMGQGMHEPGVVASVLLSLC